In a genomic window of Erigeron canadensis isolate Cc75 chromosome 5, C_canadensis_v1, whole genome shotgun sequence:
- the LOC122601059 gene encoding uncharacterized protein LOC122601059, translating to MTSTSSTSHICSTICFKIKAPKVEFLVNGEQFQKGYYLADDIYPEWATLVKSFKCPMEPKTSKFKRYQEAARKDVERSFGVLQDNGRAITEFEEELIANTTLPTRTWTERCSTQIRMYKELRDKRGHHQLCNALIEHVWNLSEHGRQR from the exons ATGACATCAACGTCCTCAACGAGTCATATTTGTTCGACGATTTGCTTCAAGATTAAGGCTCCTAAAGTAGAGTTTTTGGTTAATGGGGAGCAATTTCAAAAGGGATATTACCTAGCAGATGATATTTATCCAGAATGGGCTACTCTTGTTAAGTCATTCAAGTGCCCGATGGAACCGAAAACCTCAAAGTTCAAAAGATACCAAGAagctgcaagaaaggatgtcgAGCGATCATTTGGAGTTCTTCAAG ATAACGGGCGCGCAATTACAGAGTTTGAAGAAGAGTTGATAGCTAATACTACACTCCCAACCCGTACGTGGACTGAAAGGTGTTCAACGCAGATTCGTATGTACAAGGAGTTGCGCGATAAAAGGGGTCACCATCAACTCTGCAATGCTCTGATTgaacatgtttggaacctcTCGGAACACGGCCGTCAACGTTGA
- the LOC122602429 gene encoding EG45-like domain containing protein 2 encodes MYGVIKFLIFISMVLCLTSVSQANSGQAIVYDPPYTPSLCFGPESKGPMNAKVHSSLFGCGRRYRVRCVSGTNKAIRDACTGNTVDVMVVGRCESCAKNELVLSQEAFAKIARLALGRVNVEYEQLRY; translated from the exons ATGTATGGTGTGATCAAATTTCTAATATTTATCAGCATGGTCCTATGCCTAACCTCAGTTTCCCAAGCCAATTCGGGCCAAGCCATCGTATATGATCCACCTTATACTC CATCATTATGCTTCGGTCCAGAAAGCAAAGGTCCCATGAATGCAAAAGTTCATAGTAGCTTGTTTGGCTGTGGAAGGAGGTACCGTGTTCGTTGCGTTAGTGGAACCAACAAAGCCATTCGAGATGCATGTACTGGTAACACCGTTGATGTCATGGTTGTAGGTCGTTGTGAGTCATGCGCAAAGAATGAACTCGTTCTTTCCCAAGAGGCTTTTGCAAAAATTGCTCGTCTTGCTCTTGGAAGAGTTAACGTTGAATATGAACA GCTCAGATACTAA
- the LOC122600962 gene encoding BAG family molecular chaperone regulator 5, mitochondrial-like: MNEKIPITTHNREESSAAVKIQSAFRSHRVRNLTIKIKTINCEADTLQDTIQLQETVDALRTNNQERLKINEALMKLLFALDSVPGIDPTVREFRRNVSRRIVGLQEILDSICDAKCDDDDGFLRDCWEDMILGIEKQVCLEKGGEQDYLEFERFCVENLGFQCLQRFLRQ, translated from the coding sequence ATGAATGAAAAAATTCCCATCACCACTCATAATCGCGAGGAATCCAGCGCAGCAGTTAAAATACAATCAGCTTTCAGATCCCACCGTGTTCGCAACTTAACCATCAAGATCAAAACCATCAACTGCGAAGCCGACACTCTACAAGACACAATCCAGCTACAGGAAACTGTCGATGCATTACGAACCAACAACCAAGAAAGGCTAAAGATCAATGAAGCCTTGATGAAGCTACTCTTTGCCCTCGATTCAGTTCCTGGAATTGACCCAACTGTTAGGGAATTCAGGAGAAATGTCAGCCGTCGGATCGTTGGTTTGCAAGAGATTCTTGATTCCATCTGTGATGCTAaatgtgatgatgatgatgggttTTTGAGAGATTGCTGGGAGGATATGATTTTAGGGATTGAGAAACAGGTTTGTCTAGAGAAAGGCGGTGAACAAGATTATCTTGAATTTGAAAGATTTTGTGTTGAGAATTTGGGGTTTCAGTGCTTACAACGGTTTCTTAGACAATAA